The following coding sequences lie in one Pseudoalteromonas sp. Scap06 genomic window:
- a CDS encoding sodium:alanine symporter family protein produces MEAFVSAVNDVVWSDALIYLCLGAGLFYSVLTRFAQVRHFKEMCKLLFSPNTSEKGISSFQALAVSLSGRVGVGNIAGVAAAIGFGGPGAIFWMWVVAFLGASTAYAESTLGQIYKLEEDGQYRGGPAYYFDRCLGQKWLAVLFAVSAIIACGVFLPGVQANAVGNAFTQVFGDGAMVSTTFGDVGSFKLVALAIILIVLAFIIFGGIKRIANFTQIVVPFMALGYIVLALIIVFLNIDKVPGIFSLIIGDAFTAQAGFGAAIAWGVKRGIYSNEAGQGTGPHAAAAAEVDHPAQQGLVQAFSVYVDTLFVCTATALMILMTQQYNVVGTLPEGQFIIQNVDAATEVGSAAFTQMALFSVFGSFGEAFVGIALFFFAFTTILAYYFIAETNIAYLNRYFKGSIPLVVVKLMIMFMVAYGMVNSSGYIWTIGDIGVGLMAWINILGILAIFFVAKPALSCLSDYEEQKKKGGKIIFDPVKLGIKNATFWEKRLEKQSKDAE; encoded by the coding sequence ATGGAAGCTTTTGTAAGCGCCGTTAATGATGTTGTTTGGAGTGATGCACTCATCTATTTATGCCTAGGCGCAGGCTTATTTTACTCCGTACTAACTCGATTTGCTCAAGTTAGACATTTTAAAGAAATGTGTAAGCTATTATTTAGCCCCAACACCTCAGAAAAAGGGATCTCATCTTTTCAAGCTCTTGCTGTTTCATTGTCTGGCCGAGTAGGGGTTGGTAATATTGCCGGTGTTGCAGCCGCAATCGGTTTTGGTGGTCCGGGCGCTATTTTTTGGATGTGGGTTGTTGCTTTTTTAGGTGCAAGCACTGCATACGCAGAATCAACATTAGGTCAAATTTATAAACTAGAAGAAGACGGCCAATACCGCGGTGGTCCAGCCTATTATTTTGACCGTTGCTTAGGGCAAAAGTGGCTGGCTGTATTATTTGCTGTGTCGGCAATTATAGCCTGTGGAGTTTTTCTGCCGGGCGTACAAGCAAATGCTGTGGGCAACGCATTCACTCAAGTATTTGGTGATGGCGCTATGGTGTCTACAACTTTTGGTGACGTAGGCAGTTTTAAACTCGTTGCATTGGCCATTATTCTAATCGTTTTAGCGTTTATTATTTTTGGTGGTATAAAGCGCATTGCTAATTTTACCCAAATTGTAGTGCCATTTATGGCGCTTGGTTACATCGTATTGGCTTTAATTATCGTATTTTTAAACATAGACAAAGTACCAGGCATTTTCTCGCTTATTATTGGTGATGCATTTACAGCCCAAGCAGGCTTTGGTGCTGCAATTGCTTGGGGTGTTAAGCGTGGTATCTATTCTAATGAAGCCGGTCAAGGTACAGGTCCTCATGCTGCGGCGGCAGCAGAAGTTGATCACCCTGCACAGCAAGGTTTAGTGCAAGCTTTTTCTGTTTATGTTGATACACTTTTTGTATGTACAGCAACGGCATTAATGATCTTAATGACGCAGCAATACAATGTAGTCGGCACTTTGCCAGAAGGACAATTCATTATACAAAATGTTGATGCGGCAACTGAAGTGGGGTCAGCAGCATTTACCCAAATGGCGTTGTTTAGTGTATTTGGTAGCTTTGGAGAAGCGTTTGTAGGTATCGCTTTATTCTTCTTTGCTTTTACCACTATACTTGCTTATTACTTCATTGCTGAGACTAATATCGCGTACTTAAATCGCTACTTTAAAGGAAGTATTCCGCTTGTAGTGGTAAAACTTATGATTATGTTTATGGTAGCCTACGGCATGGTTAACAGTTCCGGTTATATATGGACTATTGGCGACATAGGCGTTGGCTTAATGGCGTGGATCAACATATTGGGTATATTAGCCATTTTCTTTGTCGCTAAACCGGCCTTATCATGTTTGAGCGATTATGAAGAACAAAAGAAAAAAGGTGGAAAAATCATATTTGATCCTGTTAAGTTAGGGATTAAAAATGCTACCTTCTGGGAAAAGCGCCTTGAAAAGCAATCAAAAGACGCTGAATAA
- a CDS encoding sigma-54-dependent Fis family transcriptional regulator, with amino-acid sequence MIKNFLNDPTLLLNAVGEGIYGFDLSGNAVFVNPAAERMTGWTADELLGKKIHQYHHHSHADGTPYPADECQIYCTMFDGKRREVKNEVFWRKDGSAFAVEYTSTPVYKNNQLIGAVAVFRDISAQQQTQTQLHEALAQVKHLSEQLKDENDYLIAELNEDWQDSGLVGHSAVFQRMLDQIQLVSETDSTVLILGENGTGKELVARNLHRLSKRNEQAFIKVNCAAFTPSLLESELFGHERGSFTGANERRKGRFELADHGTLFLDEVAELPLESQSKLLRVLQEREFERVGGSQTLKVDIRIIAATNRNLWEMVQAGQFRMDLYYRLNVFPIHVPALKERKEDIPYLCQNLIAQINKRLGKQLQGLSTKAIRQLQAYDWPGNIRELQNVLEREAILSKHSTLQLSQSLKAGDDNAINPTLTLDEAQKQHISSVLALCNWKIAGEQGAANKLGLPESTLRSKMQKLGLRRQS; translated from the coding sequence ATGATAAAAAACTTTTTAAACGATCCTACCTTATTGCTCAATGCGGTAGGTGAGGGTATATATGGATTTGATTTGTCCGGTAATGCGGTATTTGTAAACCCAGCTGCAGAGCGAATGACTGGGTGGACGGCCGATGAATTATTAGGAAAAAAAATACATCAATATCATCATCATAGTCATGCCGATGGCACCCCTTACCCTGCCGATGAGTGCCAAATTTATTGCACTATGTTTGATGGCAAACGCCGCGAAGTAAAAAACGAAGTATTTTGGCGCAAAGATGGTAGTGCCTTTGCAGTTGAGTACACCTCCACTCCCGTTTATAAAAATAACCAGCTTATTGGTGCTGTGGCAGTATTTCGCGATATATCAGCACAACAGCAAACCCAAACCCAGTTGCACGAAGCGTTAGCTCAAGTAAAGCATCTAAGCGAGCAGCTAAAAGATGAGAACGATTACCTTATTGCCGAGCTTAACGAGGATTGGCAAGATTCAGGACTGGTTGGCCACAGCGCTGTATTCCAACGCATGTTAGATCAAATACAGTTAGTGAGTGAAACCGACAGCACCGTACTCATTCTTGGTGAAAATGGCACTGGCAAAGAGTTGGTAGCGCGTAACTTGCACCGTCTCAGTAAGCGCAACGAACAAGCATTCATAAAAGTAAATTGTGCGGCATTCACTCCAAGTTTATTAGAGTCAGAACTTTTTGGGCATGAAAGGGGCTCATTTACTGGCGCTAACGAGCGTCGTAAAGGACGTTTTGAACTTGCCGATCACGGCACCTTATTTTTAGATGAAGTCGCAGAGCTGCCGTTAGAGTCCCAAAGTAAGCTATTAAGGGTATTACAAGAGCGTGAATTTGAACGCGTTGGCGGTAGTCAAACCCTAAAGGTTGATATTCGCATCATTGCTGCAACCAACCGTAACTTGTGGGAAATGGTACAAGCAGGGCAGTTTAGAATGGACTTATATTACCGTTTAAATGTATTTCCTATTCATGTGCCAGCACTTAAAGAACGAAAAGAAGACATTCCTTACTTGTGTCAAAACTTAATTGCACAAATAAACAAGCGCTTAGGTAAGCAATTGCAAGGGTTAAGTACAAAAGCGATCAGACAATTACAAGCCTATGACTGGCCAGGTAACATTAGAGAGCTACAAAATGTACTCGAACGAGAAGCTATTTTATCTAAACACTCTACATTACAGTTAAGTCAGTCGCTCAAAGCGGGCGATGATAACGCCATAAACCCAACGCTTACACTTGATGAAGCACAAAAACAGCATATAAGTAGCGTATTAGCACTGTGTAATTGGAAAATTGCAGGTGAACAAGGCGCGGCAAATAAGTTGGGCTTACCAGAGAGCACCTTACGCTCAAAAATGCAAAAGTTAGGACTGCGTCGTCAGAGCTAA
- a CDS encoding DUF1439 domain-containing protein, whose amino-acid sequence MKIFVFISLLFLTACNSTQGISVYSFTNSEVESLLNKELPKLSEKVSLMGLPVQFDVNDLSVNIGPDNSDYVLLGADSSAEINAFALKYPVRLKLQIQGTPFYDSEKKAVFLRNVKLRDSSIDAGGFKGNLEVLDNEAMDVMNAFLAVNPVYKLNMNDPKMALLSNLPLDLKVVEGAIKLVPRL is encoded by the coding sequence ATGAAAATTTTTGTTTTTATTTCACTATTATTTTTAACTGCCTGTAACAGCACTCAGGGTATTTCGGTTTATTCATTTACAAATTCAGAGGTTGAGTCGTTACTAAATAAAGAGTTACCTAAATTAAGTGAAAAAGTTAGCCTGATGGGCTTACCTGTGCAGTTTGATGTAAATGATTTAAGCGTTAATATTGGTCCCGACAACAGTGATTATGTTTTATTAGGTGCTGATTCGAGCGCCGAGATTAATGCCTTTGCATTGAAGTATCCTGTGCGTTTAAAGTTACAAATACAAGGCACGCCTTTTTATGATAGCGAGAAAAAAGCCGTATTTTTACGTAATGTTAAGTTACGCGATTCAAGTATCGATGCAGGGGGTTTTAAAGGTAATTTAGAAGTGCTGGATAATGAGGCGATGGATGTCATGAATGCATTTTTAGCGGTTAACCCTGTTTATAAGTTAAATATGAACGACCCTAAAATGGCACTGTTAAGTAATTTACCCTTAGATTTAAAAGTAGTCGAAGGCGCGATTAAGCTAGTACCTCGGTTATAA
- a CDS encoding YeaC family protein, protein MNIDNLVQNITPELFERLQYGASTGKWPDGTPLSDEQKQQTVQLVMLYQAKVAQSNEQFTIGADGEMIQKTKAQLQKEFKSDNEIARFSENDL, encoded by the coding sequence ATGAATATTGACAACTTAGTACAGAATATTACTCCAGAATTATTTGAGCGCCTACAATATGGCGCATCAACAGGAAAGTGGCCAGATGGCACACCTTTATCAGATGAACAAAAACAACAAACAGTCCAACTTGTGATGTTGTATCAAGCAAAAGTAGCACAATCAAACGAGCAGTTTACCATTGGTGCAGATGGAGAAATGATCCAAAAAACCAAAGCGCAACTACAAAAAGAATTTAAATCAGATAACGAAATAGCTAGGTTCAGTGAAAATGATCTTTAA
- a CDS encoding DUF349 domain-containing protein, with the protein MIFKHLFTPKWKHPKQQVRLDAIEKLDVARDVTILSTLALEDSSAEIRRKALQKVNDLPLWWKAYKQDQALKDVAEQQISSAVLNSESSLSAQIKNEYIERFAPVKTLEKLAFAEKELQVRVKLLKRLANPKLIEKAFKEANEELQKQLVDLVITQQLTKALLKHAQGEAKTALESHLENERLALEMPAQVENATRVILAKLNALRDKNDYAIVDPQAAELMAQWQALELKWLSEEHVKTLDAKYISITDKLDAHIAILKAQHEVEQQCLAQQQRQVLALATLEALSEEIENALQLGLETPEQIQQDWLNAKVAQAKDTLDKTELVADQQSKQVINKLEQLFSQVAKLPELTAAIKEYKIAYNALSEIKPAEQLSDYDQQLTAFNNTFKTARSHLNLLSADLQASFKTQLNAHKKQFLASMSELTKPLEKTQSQAKRKARDVKRLIEEGRFNVAFGVFKGFEELFNALTEKYQQPLVNSKADLEAQLADAKDWQKYAAAPKRTALLEEVTLLVDEPCNDPQQRADQVKVLRKRWNELGRLDTEQEKQQGNEFDEKIELLFAPCRSYFAEQEIQREAAKVEREQLIAQMHALHLQATEDADLDWKQFESHYNRLQKAWRSVGKVDPKTYRILNERYKAEQQLVVSSLNAFHKGNAALKNELVEQAQQLSQSENLAEACQQLKQLQQQWQSIGFAGLKAENALWQKFREFNDATFTKRSEEFEQQKREQGESDKLATAELNELEAVLNSVEGKAQLLDLQTKVKGYMPFKSLTPKVSALLSAIDEKLTGLAAKNEQANLNALFVALENNEPVPSQYTGVVKTALSIEQLLTRMEILANVSSHDSAQRMVEQVAMLDDKHRGDHADLNYYLKQLIALSEGSVKTDTLARLKVIFAVN; encoded by the coding sequence ATGATCTTTAAACACCTTTTTACACCAAAATGGAAACACCCGAAGCAACAAGTTCGTTTAGATGCGATTGAAAAACTTGATGTAGCACGCGACGTAACAATTTTAAGCACCTTAGCGCTTGAAGACTCATCGGCTGAAATTCGTCGTAAAGCACTGCAAAAAGTAAACGATTTACCGCTTTGGTGGAAAGCTTACAAGCAAGATCAGGCATTAAAAGATGTAGCTGAGCAGCAAATATCGTCTGCTGTATTAAACAGTGAAAGTAGCTTATCGGCGCAGATTAAAAATGAGTACATTGAACGTTTTGCACCGGTTAAAACCCTTGAAAAACTAGCATTTGCAGAAAAAGAACTGCAAGTGAGAGTTAAGCTCTTAAAACGCCTAGCAAACCCTAAACTGATTGAAAAAGCTTTTAAAGAAGCCAATGAAGAGCTGCAAAAGCAGTTAGTTGACTTAGTCATTACACAGCAGTTAACTAAAGCTTTGTTAAAGCATGCTCAAGGTGAAGCTAAAACGGCCCTTGAAAGCCATCTTGAAAACGAGCGTTTAGCGCTTGAAATGCCAGCGCAAGTTGAAAATGCTACCCGTGTTATTTTAGCCAAGCTTAATGCATTGCGTGATAAAAATGACTACGCCATTGTTGACCCACAAGCCGCAGAGCTCATGGCACAATGGCAAGCTCTAGAATTAAAATGGCTAAGTGAAGAACATGTAAAAACCCTTGATGCTAAGTATATTTCAATTACCGATAAGCTTGATGCCCACATTGCCATACTAAAAGCGCAGCACGAAGTAGAGCAGCAATGTTTAGCTCAGCAACAGCGCCAAGTGTTAGCGTTAGCTACGTTAGAAGCATTAAGTGAAGAAATTGAGAATGCATTACAGTTAGGGTTAGAAACGCCAGAGCAAATTCAGCAAGACTGGCTTAATGCAAAAGTAGCGCAAGCGAAAGACACGCTAGATAAAACGGAACTGGTGGCTGATCAGCAATCAAAACAAGTGATTAATAAGCTTGAGCAATTATTCTCACAAGTTGCTAAGTTGCCTGAGCTAACTGCGGCGATTAAAGAATATAAAATTGCCTACAATGCGCTTAGTGAAATAAAACCTGCAGAGCAACTTAGCGATTACGATCAACAGTTAACAGCATTCAATAATACCTTTAAAACTGCACGCAGCCACTTAAATTTACTTAGCGCTGATTTACAAGCGTCATTCAAAACTCAGCTTAATGCGCATAAGAAGCAGTTCTTAGCTTCAATGAGCGAACTCACTAAGCCGCTAGAAAAAACTCAAAGCCAAGCTAAGCGAAAAGCGCGTGATGTTAAACGTTTAATTGAAGAAGGGCGTTTTAATGTTGCATTTGGTGTATTTAAAGGCTTCGAAGAGCTATTTAATGCCCTAACTGAGAAATACCAACAGCCGCTGGTTAACTCAAAAGCTGATCTAGAAGCGCAGCTAGCTGATGCTAAAGATTGGCAAAAATATGCAGCGGCCCCTAAACGCACTGCACTTTTAGAAGAAGTAACACTGCTAGTTGATGAGCCTTGTAACGATCCGCAACAGCGTGCTGACCAAGTTAAAGTATTGCGTAAGCGTTGGAATGAACTAGGTCGTCTTGATACAGAGCAAGAAAAGCAGCAAGGAAATGAGTTTGATGAAAAAATTGAGCTATTGTTCGCACCTTGTCGTAGTTATTTCGCAGAGCAAGAAATCCAGCGTGAAGCGGCTAAAGTAGAGCGTGAGCAACTAATAGCGCAAATGCATGCACTGCATTTACAAGCGACAGAGGATGCTGATTTAGATTGGAAACAATTCGAAAGCCACTACAACCGATTACAAAAAGCATGGCGTAGTGTAGGTAAAGTTGATCCTAAAACATACCGAATTTTAAACGAGCGTTATAAGGCAGAACAGCAGCTAGTTGTATCTTCACTTAATGCGTTTCATAAAGGCAATGCCGCACTTAAAAATGAGCTCGTTGAGCAAGCGCAACAGCTATCTCAAAGTGAAAACCTAGCAGAGGCGTGTCAGCAGTTAAAGCAGTTACAGCAACAATGGCAGAGTATAGGGTTTGCAGGCTTAAAAGCTGAGAATGCACTATGGCAAAAATTCCGTGAGTTTAATGATGCAACATTCACTAAACGCAGCGAAGAGTTTGAGCAGCAAAAACGCGAGCAAGGTGAATCAGATAAGCTAGCAACAGCCGAACTAAATGAGCTCGAAGCGGTTTTAAATAGTGTTGAAGGTAAAGCCCAATTACTGGATCTGCAAACCAAAGTTAAAGGGTATATGCCATTTAAATCGTTAACGCCTAAAGTATCCGCTTTATTGTCAGCTATAGATGAAAAGCTAACCGGATTAGCCGCCAAAAACGAACAAGCTAACTTAAACGCATTATTTGTTGCGCTTGAGAATAATGAACCAGTGCCAAGTCAGTATACTGGTGTGGTAAAAACGGCATTAAGTATCGAGCAGTTGCTAACGCGTATGGAAATACTAGCCAACGTTAGTTCGCATGACTCAGCGCAAAGAATGGTTGAGCAAGTGGCAATGCTAGATGACAAGCACCGTGGAGACCACGCTGATTTAAACTATTATTTAAAGCAATTAATTGCACTCAGCGAAGGTTCAGTCAAAACTGACACACTAGCAAGGTTAAAAGTTATTTTTGCTGTAAATTAA
- a CDS encoding AarF/ABC1/UbiB kinase family protein encodes MANERSVPTSRLSRFAKLGSLATGVATNMLVGGAKSALSGKGWDNKSLLLQPKNIENLATQLSHLRGAAMKLGQLLSMDAGDLLTPELAQLLSLLRADANPMPHKQLVSVLKEQWGDDWLSRFSHIELRPFAAASIGQVHLAYIENGDQLAVKIQYPGISKSVVSDVDNVITLLTLSRLLPKELDIKPLVEEAKAQLLAETDYTLEAQYLARYKNLLSTNPHFKVPSVYVEHSTAQVLTMEYVDAKPIEGITYLPQSDRSRVAEQLIDLFFKEMFEFKLIQTDPNFANYHYQPESQKIVLFDFGATREITATLSDAYLALFKAGSNNDREGVLNAATAIGYFKDALKDDYKERVIDLFLMACEPLRYNGEFDFKNSELASNIKDAGMQLSAQSQQWHTPPVDALFIHRKLAGLYLIAARLDAKINIKALFSHY; translated from the coding sequence ATGGCTAATGAGCGATCCGTTCCCACCTCTCGACTTTCACGATTTGCAAAGTTAGGCTCATTAGCCACAGGTGTTGCCACAAATATGTTAGTAGGTGGTGCCAAAAGTGCGCTTAGTGGTAAAGGCTGGGATAATAAAAGCTTATTACTCCAGCCGAAAAATATTGAAAACTTAGCCACTCAGCTGTCGCACCTTCGCGGTGCGGCAATGAAGCTTGGGCAGTTACTTTCAATGGATGCTGGCGACTTATTAACTCCCGAGCTTGCGCAGTTACTGTCTTTGTTGCGTGCCGATGCCAACCCAATGCCACATAAGCAATTAGTGAGCGTGCTAAAAGAGCAATGGGGGGATGATTGGTTATCGCGTTTTTCTCATATTGAACTAAGGCCGTTTGCAGCTGCATCAATTGGGCAGGTTCATTTAGCTTATATAGAAAATGGTGATCAATTAGCCGTTAAAATTCAATATCCAGGTATTTCTAAAAGTGTGGTAAGCGACGTAGATAATGTGATCACTTTACTTACTTTATCGCGATTATTACCTAAAGAATTGGATATAAAACCCTTAGTTGAAGAAGCGAAAGCGCAGTTACTAGCTGAGACTGATTACACCCTAGAAGCTCAGTATTTAGCAAGATACAAAAACCTGTTATCGACTAACCCCCATTTTAAAGTGCCTAGTGTGTATGTAGAGCACAGTACTGCGCAAGTGCTAACCATGGAGTATGTAGATGCCAAGCCTATAGAGGGCATTACATATTTACCACAATCAGATCGAAGTCGGGTTGCTGAGCAACTAATTGATTTGTTTTTTAAAGAAATGTTTGAGTTTAAGTTAATTCAAACCGACCCTAACTTTGCTAATTACCATTACCAACCAGAATCACAAAAAATCGTGTTATTTGATTTTGGTGCCACCCGAGAAATTACAGCTACCCTAAGTGATGCCTATTTAGCCTTGTTTAAAGCCGGCAGTAATAATGATCGTGAAGGTGTGCTCAATGCCGCCACTGCTATTGGCTATTTTAAAGACGCTCTAAAAGATGACTATAAAGAAAGAGTGATTGATTTATTTTTAATGGCTTGCGAGCCACTTCGCTATAATGGTGAGTTTGATTTTAAAAACAGTGAACTTGCTAGCAACATCAAAGATGCTGGAATGCAATTAAGTGCCCAGTCGCAGCAGTGGCATACCCCTCCTGTGGATGCATTGTTTATTCACCGTAAATTAGCTGGCTTATATTTAATTGCAGCGCGTTTAGACGCCAAAATAAATATTAAGGCGTTATTTAGCCATTATTAA
- a CDS encoding M14-type cytosolic carboxypeptidase, with the protein MKISSNFDSGNIKVIEATDPLNIQLEINKDHQSEFYQWFHFRLETTPYQLHQLNINNLDKSAYPDGWVDYQAVASYDRQTWFRVPSSYENGTLTFELEPECSSVYFAYFAPYSYDRHLDLLSWAQSQELCQLETLGQTLDGRDMSVLKIGQPSADKKIIWVTARQHPGETMAEWFVEGLLHKLLDDEDPHAAALLSKAVFYVVPNMNPDGSARGHLRTNAKGVNLNREWQTPSMENSPEVYLVLNKMREAGLDMHLDIHGDEAIPYNFVAGSEGIPSYDARLKGLEDSFKAALLTITPEFQDTHGYDKDEPGQANLTVGSSATAEEFKALTYTVEMPFKDNNDLPDPDYGWSDRRSYQFGQDTLAAIVNVVDNLR; encoded by the coding sequence ATGAAAATCAGTAGCAATTTTGACAGTGGTAATATTAAAGTTATTGAAGCCACCGATCCGTTAAATATTCAGTTAGAAATTAATAAAGATCATCAGTCTGAGTTTTATCAGTGGTTTCACTTTCGTCTTGAAACAACGCCTTATCAATTACATCAGTTAAATATTAATAATCTTGATAAGTCTGCATACCCAGATGGTTGGGTAGACTACCAAGCTGTTGCCTCATACGACCGTCAAACATGGTTTCGTGTACCGTCTTCGTATGAAAATGGCACACTAACATTTGAGCTTGAGCCTGAGTGTAGCAGCGTTTACTTTGCCTATTTTGCTCCTTACAGCTACGACCGCCATTTAGACTTATTATCATGGGCACAAAGCCAAGAGCTTTGTCAGTTAGAGACGCTAGGTCAAACCCTTGATGGCCGTGATATGAGCGTGCTTAAAATTGGTCAGCCAAGTGCAGATAAAAAAATCATCTGGGTCACGGCTCGCCAACACCCGGGTGAAACTATGGCAGAGTGGTTTGTAGAAGGCTTATTACACAAGCTGCTTGATGATGAAGACCCACATGCAGCAGCCTTACTATCAAAAGCGGTATTCTATGTAGTGCCAAATATGAATCCAGATGGCAGTGCACGTGGTCACTTACGTACTAATGCTAAAGGGGTTAACTTAAACCGTGAATGGCAAACACCAAGCATGGAAAATAGTCCTGAAGTTTACTTAGTGCTTAATAAAATGCGAGAAGCAGGTTTAGATATGCACCTTGACATTCACGGGGATGAAGCCATTCCATATAACTTTGTTGCCGGTAGTGAAGGCATACCAAGTTATGATGCACGCCTAAAAGGCCTTGAAGACAGCTTTAAAGCCGCGCTTTTAACTATTACTCCAGAGTTTCAAGATACGCATGGCTACGATAAAGACGAACCAGGTCAAGCTAATTTAACAGTAGGTTCATCAGCGACCGCTGAAGAATTTAAAGCACTAACTTACACCGTTGAAATGCCATTTAAAGATAATAATGACTTACCAGATCCAGATTACGGCTGGTCAGATCGTCGTTCATATCAATTTGGTCAAGATACCTTAGCAGCCATTGTTAATGTTGTAGACAACTTAAGATAA
- a CDS encoding glyceraldehyde-3-phosphate dehydrogenase, which translates to MTSSHELEYTSSWQERQDYAESMQPIIGKLYRNRGIEIAVYGRPLVNSSTIDIIKSHKSVAQFEGTKLRLRESFPFLEAISKMELNSARIDIGKLAYSYLYTDAANGRSVEEFVKDELAEIVNSEPKAPRDVVLYGFGRIGRLLARLLIEKSGPYADLNLRAIVVRGGKDGDLEKRASLLRRDSIHGPFNGSITIDKERNAIKANGSYIQVIYANSPSEVDYSAYGIENALVVDNTGIWKDEAGLGQHLESKGAAKVLLTAPAKGNIKNIVYGVNNQDILPEDKIVCAASCTTNAITPTLKALNDQFGIKNGHVETVHSYTNDQNLIDNYHKAERRGRAAALNMVITETGAAKAVSKALPELEGKLTGNAIRVPTPNVSLAILNLNLEKSTTVEELNAFLRETALHSDLRDQIDYTASTEIVSTDLVGSRYAGVVDSQATIVDENRVVLYVWYDNEFGYSCQVVRCMRDMAEVSFPSLPR; encoded by the coding sequence ATGACCTCATCTCACGAGTTAGAATACACAAGTAGCTGGCAAGAACGTCAAGATTACGCTGAAAGCATGCAACCAATTATTGGTAAATTGTACCGTAATCGTGGTATTGAAATCGCTGTTTACGGCCGTCCATTAGTAAACTCAAGCACTATTGATATTATTAAGTCTCACAAATCAGTAGCCCAGTTTGAAGGAACTAAACTTCGCCTACGTGAAAGCTTCCCATTCTTAGAAGCTATCAGCAAAATGGAATTAAATTCTGCCCGTATCGATATTGGTAAATTAGCATACAGCTATTTATACACAGATGCTGCGAATGGCCGTTCAGTAGAAGAGTTCGTTAAAGACGAACTAGCTGAAATTGTTAATTCTGAGCCTAAAGCGCCACGTGACGTAGTACTTTACGGCTTTGGTCGTATCGGCCGCTTATTAGCACGTTTGTTAATTGAAAAATCAGGCCCATACGCCGACTTAAACCTACGCGCTATTGTTGTGCGTGGTGGTAAAGACGGCGATTTAGAAAAACGTGCAAGCTTATTGCGTCGTGATTCTATCCACGGTCCGTTCAATGGTTCAATTACCATTGATAAAGAACGTAATGCTATTAAAGCTAATGGTAGCTACATTCAAGTTATCTACGCTAATTCGCCAAGCGAAGTTGATTACAGTGCCTACGGTATCGAAAACGCACTTGTTGTTGATAACACTGGTATTTGGAAAGATGAAGCTGGTCTTGGTCAACACTTAGAATCTAAAGGTGCTGCAAAAGTATTATTAACAGCGCCAGCTAAGGGCAACATTAAAAATATCGTTTACGGTGTAAATAACCAAGATATTTTACCTGAAGATAAAATTGTATGTGCTGCAAGCTGTACAACTAATGCAATAACGCCAACATTGAAAGCATTAAACGATCAGTTTGGTATTAAGAATGGTCACGTTGAAACAGTTCACTCATACACTAATGACCAAAACTTAATTGATAACTACCACAAAGCAGAACGTCGTGGTCGTGCTGCGGCATTAAACATGGTTATCACTGAAACAGGTGCAGCTAAAGCGGTATCTAAAGCATTACCAGAGCTTGAAGGTAAACTAACAGGTAACGCAATTCGTGTACCTACACCAAACGTATCGTTAGCTATCTTAAACTTGAATCTTGAAAAGAGCACGACGGTTGAAGAACTTAATGCGTTTTTACGTGAAACAGCACTTCACTCAGACCTACGTGATCAAATCGATTACACAGCATCAACTGAAATCGTGTCTACCGATTTAGTGGGTAGCCGTTACGCAGGTGTTGTTGATTCTCAAGCAACGATTGTTGATGAAAACCGTGTTGTACTTTACGTATGGTACGACAATGAGTTTGGTTATAGCTGCCAGGTAGTTCGCTGTATGCGCGATATGGCAGAAGTCTCATTCCCAAGTTTACCTCGATAA